From Anopheles arabiensis isolate DONGOLA chromosome 3, AaraD3, whole genome shotgun sequence, a single genomic window includes:
- the LOC120904935 gene encoding RNA-binding protein 39 isoform X2 → MRQQMPLFLTIEEVSSLKRAYKERQAEEAKAYQKKDDAAASPVENGATTNGEKKSKENGHSKSSRHRSRSRERERERERDRDRERDRERERERDRERDRDGEKASKKHRSGSPGRNRDKERRRSKDRSKSRSPARRDRSKDRSKEKDRGKSDHHRREVVVEKRRSRDRVDHRRRSRERDYRRRSRSRDGGRGMGRGRRSMSPKPYRGRGRGGSGYYRDRSPLEEMSQEDRDARTVFCMQLSQRIHARDLEEFFSSVGKVRDVRLITCNKTKRFKGIAYIEFKDPESVALALGLSGQKLLGIPISVQHTQAEKNRMASQPPVAPPKNPSGPMRLYVGSLHFNITEDMLNGIFEPFGKIDNIQLIMDADTGRSKGYGFITFHNADDAKKALEQLNGFELAGRPMKVGNVTERLDVTTHASLDTDEMDRSGIELGATGRLQLMFKLAEGAGLAVPRAAADALLATAPQPVPQQPIMQSPPIATQCFLLSNMFDPATETNPNWDLEIQDDVIEECNKHGGVQHVYVDKQSPSGNVYVKCPSIATAVLAVNALHGRWFAGRVIGAAYVPLINYYNLFPEAAQSVTMLQPKRSG, encoded by the exons ATGCGGCAGCAAATGCCCTTGTTCCTTACGATAGAGGAAGTGTCCTCCCTAAAGAGGGCTTACAAGGAGAGGcaagcagaagaagcaaaagcttatcaaaaaaaa GATGATGCTGCCGCCTCGCCGGTAGAAAATGGCGCCACAAcgaatggagagaaaaaatctAAGGAAAATGGCCATAGCAAATCCTCACG CCATCGCAGTCGTTCGCGCGAACGCGAAAGAGAACGTGAGCGGGACCGTGATCGTGAGCGCGACCGTGAACGGGAGCGTGAGCGTGACCGTGAACGCGATCGGGACGGTGAAAAGGCCTCCAAAAAGCATCGCTCCGGTTCGCCCGGCCGTAACCGCGACAAGGAGCGCCGTCGCAGCAAGGATCGCAGCAAGTCCCGTTCGCCAGCGCGCCGCGACCGTTCGAAGGACCGCTCGAAGGAAAAGGACCGCGGCAAGAGCGATCACCATCGGCGGGAGGTAGTGGTTGAGAAGCGGCGATCTCGTGATCGCGTTGATCATCGGCGCCGCTCTCGCGAACGAGACTATCGCCGTCGCAGCCGCTCGAGGGACGGTGGACGGGGCATGGGCCGTGGCCGTCGCTCGATGTCCCCCAAACCCTACCGGGGAAGGGGACGAGGTGGCTCCGGCTACTACCGCGATCGATCGCCGCTGGAAGAGATGAGCCAGGAGGATCGGGATGCGCGTACCGTCTTCTGCATGCAGCTGTCCCAGCGCATCCATGCGCGCGACCTGGAAGAGTTCTTCTCGAGCGTAGGCAAGGTGCGCGACGTCCGTCTGATCACATGCAACAAAACGAAGCGCTTCAAGGGTATCGCCTACATTGAGTTTAAGGATCCCGAGTCGGTCGCGCTGGCGCTGGGGCTGTCCGGCCAGAAGCTGCTCGGCATACCGATCAGCGTGCAGCACACGCAGGCGGAAAAGAACCGTATGGCCAGCCAGCCGCCGGTTGCACCGCCCAAGAACCCGTCCGGCCCGATGCGTCTGTACGTGGGCTCGCTGCATTTCAACATCACGGAGGATATGCTGAACGGTATCTTCGAACCGTTCGGCAAGATCGATAACATCCAGCTCATCATGGATGCCGACACGGGACGCTCGAAGGGCTACGGATTTATCACA TTCCACAATGCCGACGATGCGAAAAAAGCACTGGAACAGCTGAACGGATTCGAGCTAGCAGGACGCCCGATGAAGGTGGGCAACGTGACGGAACGGTTGGACGTAACTACGCACGCCTCGCTGGACACGGACGAGATGGACCGCAGCGGCATCGAGCTGGGCGCAACCGGACGGCTGCAGCTTATGTTCAAGCTAGCCGAGGGGGCCGGTCTGGCCGTGCCGCGGGCGGCAGCCGACGCACTGCTCGCCACTGCCCCGCAGCCCGTACCGCAGCAACCGATCATGCAGTCGCCTCCGATCGCCACCCAGTGCTTCCTGCTGTCGAACATGTTCGACCCGGCGACCGAAACCAACCCAAACTGGGATCTGGAGATACAGGACGACGTGATAGAGGAGTGCAACAAGCACGGCGGCGTGCAGCACGTGTACGTGGACAAGCAGTCGCCCTCGGGCAACGTGTACGTCAAGTGTCCCAGCATCGCGACGGCCGTGCTCGCCGTCAACGCACTGCACGGGCGGTGGTTTGCGGGGCGCGTGATCGGGGCGGCCTACGTACCGCTGATCAACTATTACAACCTGTTCCCGGAAGCGGCCCAGTCCGTTACCATGCTGCAGCCGAAGCGATCCGGTTGA
- the LOC120904935 gene encoding RNA-binding protein 39 isoform X1, with protein MKSTTFYDHETRKEHHISDKMAADDELNNEVLNLLEAPYNKEDDAAASPVENGATTNGEKKSKENGHSKSSRHRSRSRERERERERDRDRERDRERERERDRERDRDGEKASKKHRSGSPGRNRDKERRRSKDRSKSRSPARRDRSKDRSKEKDRGKSDHHRREVVVEKRRSRDRVDHRRRSRERDYRRRSRSRDGGRGMGRGRRSMSPKPYRGRGRGGSGYYRDRSPLEEMSQEDRDARTVFCMQLSQRIHARDLEEFFSSVGKVRDVRLITCNKTKRFKGIAYIEFKDPESVALALGLSGQKLLGIPISVQHTQAEKNRMASQPPVAPPKNPSGPMRLYVGSLHFNITEDMLNGIFEPFGKIDNIQLIMDADTGRSKGYGFITFHNADDAKKALEQLNGFELAGRPMKVGNVTERLDVTTHASLDTDEMDRSGIELGATGRLQLMFKLAEGAGLAVPRAAADALLATAPQPVPQQPIMQSPPIATQCFLLSNMFDPATETNPNWDLEIQDDVIEECNKHGGVQHVYVDKQSPSGNVYVKCPSIATAVLAVNALHGRWFAGRVIGAAYVPLINYYNLFPEAAQSVTMLQPKRSG; from the exons ATGAAAAGTACCACATTTTACGATCACGAAACACGGAAAGAGCACCACATCTCGGACAAGATGGCGGCGGATGACGAGCTCAATAATGAGGTGCTGAATCTGCTAGAGGCGCCCTACAACAAGGAG GATGATGCTGCCGCCTCGCCGGTAGAAAATGGCGCCACAAcgaatggagagaaaaaatctAAGGAAAATGGCCATAGCAAATCCTCACG CCATCGCAGTCGTTCGCGCGAACGCGAAAGAGAACGTGAGCGGGACCGTGATCGTGAGCGCGACCGTGAACGGGAGCGTGAGCGTGACCGTGAACGCGATCGGGACGGTGAAAAGGCCTCCAAAAAGCATCGCTCCGGTTCGCCCGGCCGTAACCGCGACAAGGAGCGCCGTCGCAGCAAGGATCGCAGCAAGTCCCGTTCGCCAGCGCGCCGCGACCGTTCGAAGGACCGCTCGAAGGAAAAGGACCGCGGCAAGAGCGATCACCATCGGCGGGAGGTAGTGGTTGAGAAGCGGCGATCTCGTGATCGCGTTGATCATCGGCGCCGCTCTCGCGAACGAGACTATCGCCGTCGCAGCCGCTCGAGGGACGGTGGACGGGGCATGGGCCGTGGCCGTCGCTCGATGTCCCCCAAACCCTACCGGGGAAGGGGACGAGGTGGCTCCGGCTACTACCGCGATCGATCGCCGCTGGAAGAGATGAGCCAGGAGGATCGGGATGCGCGTACCGTCTTCTGCATGCAGCTGTCCCAGCGCATCCATGCGCGCGACCTGGAAGAGTTCTTCTCGAGCGTAGGCAAGGTGCGCGACGTCCGTCTGATCACATGCAACAAAACGAAGCGCTTCAAGGGTATCGCCTACATTGAGTTTAAGGATCCCGAGTCGGTCGCGCTGGCGCTGGGGCTGTCCGGCCAGAAGCTGCTCGGCATACCGATCAGCGTGCAGCACACGCAGGCGGAAAAGAACCGTATGGCCAGCCAGCCGCCGGTTGCACCGCCCAAGAACCCGTCCGGCCCGATGCGTCTGTACGTGGGCTCGCTGCATTTCAACATCACGGAGGATATGCTGAACGGTATCTTCGAACCGTTCGGCAAGATCGATAACATCCAGCTCATCATGGATGCCGACACGGGACGCTCGAAGGGCTACGGATTTATCACA TTCCACAATGCCGACGATGCGAAAAAAGCACTGGAACAGCTGAACGGATTCGAGCTAGCAGGACGCCCGATGAAGGTGGGCAACGTGACGGAACGGTTGGACGTAACTACGCACGCCTCGCTGGACACGGACGAGATGGACCGCAGCGGCATCGAGCTGGGCGCAACCGGACGGCTGCAGCTTATGTTCAAGCTAGCCGAGGGGGCCGGTCTGGCCGTGCCGCGGGCGGCAGCCGACGCACTGCTCGCCACTGCCCCGCAGCCCGTACCGCAGCAACCGATCATGCAGTCGCCTCCGATCGCCACCCAGTGCTTCCTGCTGTCGAACATGTTCGACCCGGCGACCGAAACCAACCCAAACTGGGATCTGGAGATACAGGACGACGTGATAGAGGAGTGCAACAAGCACGGCGGCGTGCAGCACGTGTACGTGGACAAGCAGTCGCCCTCGGGCAACGTGTACGTCAAGTGTCCCAGCATCGCGACGGCCGTGCTCGCCGTCAACGCACTGCACGGGCGGTGGTTTGCGGGGCGCGTGATCGGGGCGGCCTACGTACCGCTGATCAACTATTACAACCTGTTCCCGGAAGCGGCCCAGTCCGTTACCATGCTGCAGCCGAAGCGATCCGGTTGA